Proteins found in one Paraburkholderia caballeronis genomic segment:
- the coq7 gene encoding 2-polyprenyl-3-methyl-6-methoxy-1,4-benzoquinone monooxygenase, with the protein MTLDELITEFDRGLRSVTGISRMTRPMPTPPASEEADGEKTVAAELTPAERAHAAGLMRVNHVGEVCAQALYQAQKIATRSPALKDAFERAALEEEDHLAWTARRLQALDSRPSLLNPLWYAGALAIGFAAGRLGDKVSLGFMAETERQVERHLDSHLDSLPAGDRESRAVVEQMRVDEAAHAKSAMDLGGIELPLPVRSLMRAASKVMTRTAYRI; encoded by the coding sequence ATGACGCTCGACGAGTTGATCACCGAGTTCGATCGGGGCCTTCGTTCGGTCACCGGAATATCGCGGATGACGCGGCCGATGCCGACGCCGCCGGCCAGTGAAGAAGCGGATGGCGAAAAAACCGTTGCGGCCGAACTGACTCCCGCCGAACGCGCGCACGCCGCGGGTCTGATGCGGGTGAACCACGTCGGCGAGGTGTGCGCGCAGGCGCTGTATCAGGCGCAGAAAATCGCGACCCGCTCGCCGGCGCTGAAGGACGCGTTCGAGCGCGCGGCGCTCGAAGAGGAAGACCATCTCGCGTGGACCGCGCGGCGCCTGCAGGCGCTCGACTCGCGCCCGAGCCTGCTGAACCCGCTGTGGTACGCGGGCGCGCTCGCGATCGGCTTCGCGGCCGGGCGACTTGGCGACAAGGTGAGCCTCGGCTTCATGGCCGAGACCGAACGCCAGGTCGAGCGTCATCTGGATTCGCATCTCGACAGCCTGCCTGCCGGCGACCGCGAATCGCGCGCGGTCGTCGAGCAGATGCGCGTCGACGAGGCGGCCCACGCAAAGTCGGCGATGGACCTGGGCGGCATCGAACTGCCGCTGCCGGTCCGGTCGCTGATGCGCGCCGCGTCGAAGGTGATGACCCGCACCGCGTACCGCATCTGA